In Polyodon spathula isolate WHYD16114869_AA chromosome 11, ASM1765450v1, whole genome shotgun sequence, one genomic interval encodes:
- the LOC121323606 gene encoding phospholipid scramblase 1-like, translating to MEYSGNALPLSNYADHVPRPPGYIPPQTIESMPAPQRPVGCPPGLEYLTQIDQLLIHQQLELLEILVGWETNNKYQIKNSLGQKVFFAAEENDCCTRYWCGPLRSFTIKVLDNFGQEVLTLSRPLRCASCCYPCCLQELEVQAPPGNPIGYVIQNWHPLKPKFTIQNERKEPVLKIEGPICHCKCCSDVVFEVKSLDEAQVVGKICKQWTGFLREAYTDADNFGIQFPMDLDVKIKAVMIGACFLIDFMFFERKG from the exons GATACATACCACCACAAACTATCGAATCAATGCCAGCACCACAGAGGCCTGTGGGCTGTCCACCAGGACTGGAATATTTGACACAg ATTGACCAACTGCTCATTCATCAGCAACTAGAGCTTCTTGAAA TTCTTGTAGGCTGGGAGACTAACAACAAATaccaaattaaaaacagtttaggacaaaaagtattttttgcgGCGGAGGAAAATGACTGCTGTACTCGATACTGGTGTGGACCCCTTCGTTCCTTTACCATAAAGGTCCTGGATAACTTTGGCCAAGAAGTTTTAACCCTGAGCAGACCTTTGAGATGTGCTAGCTGTTGCTATCCATGCTGTCTTCAAGAG ttaGAAGTACAAGCTCCACCAGGCAATCCAATTGGTTATGTCATTCAAAACTGGCATCCCTTAAAACCGAAATTCACCATTCAGAATGAAAGAAAGGAGCCTGTCCTGAAAATTGAGGGTCCAATTTGTCATTGCAAATGCTGTTCTGATGTTGTCTTTGAG GTGAAATCTCTTGATGAAGCTCAGGTAGTTGGTAAAATCTGCAAGCAATGGACTGGCTTTCTTAGGGAGGCGTATACTGATGCCGATAACTTTGGAATACAGTTCCCTATGGACCTGGAtgttaaaataaaagcagtaatGATTGGTGCATGCTTCCTCATT gacttcATGTTCTTTGAACGAAAAGGTTAA